The genomic DNA GCCGGCCACGCTGGGCCCTGGCGGATGGCATGTCCCATCGCCCTGCGCAACCGGCTGAACCCGCTTCCGTACCAGATCTCCGATATCGAGGAGGCGCGGACGTCGGCCAGGATGCGCTCCTGGCGAGCGCAGCACACCGGAACCGTCCCGTCACTGCGCACGGTCATGCTGTACCAGGGCCGGATGCACGGGTCCACGTTGTTGCGGAGGTGCCGCCGAATCTCGACCGAACGGCGCATCTTCCAGTGGTGGTTCCACTTCTCGCGCAGCGTGAAGTCGCGTCGGGCCAGCGTGGCGCGAAGCCGCTGGAAGCGGTTGAGCCGATTGCGGGCGTCGCCAATCCGCGCCTCGATCCGCTCGACCATGCCGCTGAGGTCCTGCTCGAAGCTGCCGATCCCCAAGACGCGGCGGTACTCGTCGAGGAGCATCACAGCCTCGAGGTGACCGGCCATCACCTGGGTCTCTGCAGGCGTCATTCTCATCGCCGAGGGCAGGAACGACAGGCCGTTGAAGATGACTCCGTCGACGCCGAGCGAGCGCGCGTGCTCGTACATGGCCGGCACCGTCTGGACGTTGTCCCGGTAGATCAGGTACTGGAGGATCACCGACGGCCGGCGAACGCGGCCCCGGCGGCGCCGCTCCACGAGCGCGGCGATGTTGCCCGACACCCGCGAGAACATCGCCGGTGTCGTTCTCATCATGGCGGCGTAGGACAGCTCGTCACCGCAGTTCAGGCTGACGATGACCTCGTCGCAGCCGGTCTCGATGAGCGCGTCTGCGATCACCGTGTCCAGGCCCTGTCCGTTCGTCGTCAGGTGGCTGACCGGGACGCCATTCGTCGCCAGGATGGCGACGACGTCGGAGATGTGTGGGTGCGAGAGCGGTTCGCCGCCACCGGACAGACAGACCGAGCGCGTGCCGAGCCCTCGCATCTCTCTGGCGAGCCTGTCGATGGTCTTGAGCGGGAGGTCCTCGCTGGTGCGCCACGAGCGCGTCGAGCAGAAGAAGCAGCCGAGCCCGCAGCGGGACGAAGGGTGGATCTCGACGTGGAAGGGACCGCCGTGGGCCGACCCGTCACGAACTCCGCGCAGAATTGCCGCCTTGTCGCGGCGGTTCAATCGCGACCACCCGTAGCTGTTCATCCTGCCGGTGCTACGGTCGCGCAGCGGGCCCTGTCTAGGAGTTCGCACCGCATTGGCCTCTTCGGCGGGCGTGGGTGACCGAGTTGTTGTCGGACGGCCACTGCGGCACGAACGCCGAGGAGACTGTGGGTAGAGGCCAACAACAATGACCACGTCAGGAACCCATCCGGGGGCGTATGCCCTGCAGGCTACTAGCCTGACGGCATCTCGCCCGGCGCCGCGGTCAGCCGGCCTTGCGGTAGCGCCAGAGCAGCGCGATGGTCGCGCCCAAGCTGGCGACGATGAACCCGACCAGGCCCATGGTCATGGTGGTGCTGTCGAAGTCCACCGGGTCGGACAGGTTGGCGCGGTAGACGAGGTGGAAGGCGAAGATCAGGAACAGGTTGACGATCGCGCCGAAGCTGTGGCCCCAGGCCGCGAGCTGGCGCCGGGTCTCGGCCTCGCGCTCGGCGGCAAACCAGAAGTCCCGGTTGGGGAGGTTGACCCATCTCGCCGGTATCCGGGCCATGATCCAGCCCATGAAGCAGAACAGCGCGGTCAGGACGGCGAACAGGCCCTGGGCGAGCAGGACGTGGGTGTCCCTCGCCATCCAGCCGTTCGCCACGCCCGAGGCGCCGAAGTGGCTCGCCACCAACTCGGGCAGCCCTTGGCGGTGGTAGGCGAGGAGGAGGACGCCGGCGGCGCCGGTGGCGAGCAAGGCGGCGAAGGGTAGAGATCGCATTGAAGCCTCCCGCCGAATCATACGCGCTGGGCCGGACGAACGCCGCGGGCTGCTGCGGCTCGGCCCGCGCTCGCCGCGGTCCGGTCGGCGCCGGTGGCCTTCCCCGACCGGAAGGCATACCATGGCGCCGAAATGCGCGAGACCTGAGGGAGGTTCGACCCATGAGAACGATCGCCAGAGTGCTGATCTGCGCAGTGGCCGTCGCCGCGGCGGCGAGCCTGTTCGCACAGGATTCCGTCGCCAAGCTCCAGGACCTCGTCGGGGTCCGCTGGGTCGACGGGAGCGACGCGATTCGCGAGCGAGGCTTCGCCTTCGTCCGCAGCATCGACCCGAGCACCAACCAGGTCACCTACTGGCGGGAGGGCAGCACCGGGAAGTGCGTGTCGGCCCTCAGCGCCAATGGCCGTTTCGCGGGCTTCTTCTACGTTCCGGTGGCCGACTGCAAGCCGGCCTCCGGGCAGAGCGGGTCGCCGGCCGCCGGAGGGGCGGCGTCGGCCAGCCGGGGACTGACGCTCTACCGGGACCTCGACCTCAAAGGGGCCAGTGAGCTGTTCGCCGGCGACGTGCCCGACCTGCGCGGGTCGACGATCGGCGACAACCAGGCGACCTCGGTCGCCATCACCCGCGGCTGCCGGGCCCGGCTCTACCGGCAGCTCAACTATCAGGGCGGCTACACGGAGATCGACGCCAACGACGGCGACCTCCGCGGCTCGACCGTGGGCGACGACGCCGTCTCCTCGCTCAAGGTGAGGTGCGACGCCGGCGACGACGGCTCTGCGGCGCGGGGAATAACGCTGTATCGGGACCTGAACCAGACCGGGGTCAGCGAGCTTTTCACCGACGACGTTCCCGACCTCCGGCGAACCCGGATCGGCGACGACCACGCGACCTCGGTGAGCGTCAGCGAGGGGTGTCGGGGCAAGCTCTACCGGGACCTCGACTTCACAGGAGCGTTCACCGAGGTCGAGGCCGGCGTGGCCGACCTCCGCGGCTCGCGGGTGGGCGACGATTCGACGACCTCGCTCAAGGTCGAGTGCGAGGACTGGTGGGAGGGCGTCGACTGGGGTGAGGCCGGCGGGGCCGTCAAGCGGGGCGTGACGCTGCACCGGGACCTCAACTACGGGGGCGTCAGCGAGCTCTTCACCGGCGATGCGCCGGATCTGCGGTCCTCCAAGATCGGCAACGACCAGGCGTCGTCGGTGAGCGTCAGCGACGGCTGCCGGGCGCGGCTCTACCAGAGCCTCAACTACTGGGGGGACTACACCGAGGTCGACGCCAACGTCGGCGACCTGCGCGGCTCCGAGGTAGGGAACGACTCGGTGACGTCGCTTCGAGTGCGGTGCGACGTCGACGCCGCGAGCGCTCCGGCGCGGGGAGTGACGCTGTACCGGGACCGGAGCTTCGCCGGGGTCAGCGAGCTCTTCACCGGCGACGCGCCCGACCTGAGGTCCTCAAAGATCGGCAACGATCACGCGACCTCGGTGCGCGTCAGCAAGGGGTGCCGGGCGAAGCTCTACCAGAACCTCGGCTTCGAGGGGCAGTCCACCGAGGTCGACGCCGACGTCGCCGACCTGCGCGGCACGACGGTGGGCGACGACTCGGTGACCTCGCTCGAGGTCGACTGCGAGGACTGGATCTGGAGCGACGACTGGGAGGCTCAGGAGACCGAGCAAGCGGTCGATGAGTGGGCCGAGGAGCGGCCGGCGGTGGGGAGCGAGGGCACGCGGGGCGTGACGCTGCACCGGGACCTGGACTACACCGGGACCAGCCAGCTCTTCACCGGCGACGTGCCCGACCTGCGGTACTCCAAGGTCGGCAACGACCAGGCGACCTCGGTGAGCATCAGCCGCGGTTGCCGGGCCCGGCTGTACCAGAGCCTCAACTACCAGGGCGCGTACACCGAGATCGACTCCAACGACGGCGACCTGCGCGGCACGACGGTGGGCAATGACTCGGTGAGCTCGCTCAAGGTGCGCTGCGACAGCCTGGCCACGGCGACCAAGGCGCGCTCGTGATCCGGCTTCCCGGCTGACGCGCCCGCCCGCGGCGTCAGATCCTGAGCGTGATCCGGCGGCGGGCGAGCCAGGCGGCGACGCCGGTGACCAGGAGCGCCATCGCGATCGACCGGGCGAGGCCGACGGCGAACGGCGTCGCGAGAAGACGCAGCAAGTTGGTGGTCCCGGTGAGCTCGGCGAAGCCGCCGAGCGCGGCGTAGAGGACCGGTGCCAGGATGTAGGCGAGCAGCGCGTTCTTGCCGGCGAGCTCGGGCAGCTTGGACCAGAGCGGCTGCGGCGCCCGGTCGACCAGCAGCGACACGGCGACCAGGCACGCGGCGGTGATGGCGGCCGACAGCAGGCACCACGGCGGCGTGCCGAGGATCTTGTTGATGATCAGGCACGGGACCCGCTCGTGCGGCAGGTGGAGCAGCCAGCCGGCGAGCGCGAAGCCGGCGGCGCACAGGGCGCCCCAGGCGGCGCGCGACGCCGGGGTGTGGCGCGGCGCCTCGGGCAGGTACATGCGTCCCATGAAGGCTCCGAGCAGGACCAGCGCGCCGTGCGACCCGAGGGTGGCCCCGGCGCTGCCGAACGGCGCGGTCCGGTGGAGCCACTCGACCCAGCCAGCCTCGAGCGCAATGAAGAAGGCGAACAGGCTGGCCGACGCGGCGAGCAGGAGCACGGGCCTACCGCGCACCAGGAGGTAGGTGAGGGTGGCGACCAGGTAGGCCCAGCCGATCAGGCCCAGGATGCCCCACCAGTGCGGCCGCATCTGGAACAGGCCGGAGCCGCCCTCGGCCCGGTAGAGGAGAGCCGCGGCGATCAACAGCACGACCCCCACCGCCTGGAGCACGCGCTGCAGCCGCGTGTCCCGCGGGCCGCGGCCGGGCCAACGCACCCAGAGCAGAATGACGCCGGAGTAGGCGAGCAGGTTCCAGAGGTTCTCGTCGAGCAGGCCTGGTGAGGCGATGTGCTCGGCGTTGACCATGAAGACCCCGATGACCAGCAGCGACAGGCTGCGCATCAGCACGTGGCGGACCGTCGCGGCCGCCGCCTCGCCCTTGGCCCGGCGGCTGCGCAGGGCGAGCGGGATCGACAGGCCGACGATGAACAGGAACGCCGGGAAGACGACGTCGACCAGGGTCATGCCGTCGGCGAGCGGAGGCTGGATGTGCTTGAGCCAGGCCGGGGTGTCGGGCACGCCGGCGATGTCGTTGACGAAGATCATCGCAAGGATCGTCAGGCCGCGCATGACGTCGACCGAGATGACGCGGGCAGGCGCGGGCGTCGGGGGCGGTGCGTTGCTCATGCCGTCGGCCTTCACATGCGCTCAGCGAGCGGCGACTGCCGCCAGGTACCAGGAGGCGTGGGGCAGCCACTGCTCGCCCCATCGCCAGTCGTGGTCGCCGCCGGTCGCCTCGTAGGGAAGCTGGAAGTCGATGCCGAGCTCGTCCTCCATCCCGGCGGTGATCCCGTTGCAGATCCCCCCGGGGCTGTTGGTGTACTCCCAGAAGCCGAAGAAGAGGTACCAGGGGTTGTTGCGGCCCGAGCCGTCGAGCATGCAAGCGTCGAACGGGTTCAGCCCGAGGATCCAGTCGAGGCTGCGCTGGGCGTAGGCGCGGAGCCGGCCGGCGAAGCCCGGATCGTCGGCGAAGCGCCGCGCCGCCAGCCTGGCGGCGAACGCGAGCGATCCGAGGCGGGCGTTCTCGCCCTGCCACCACTCCCCGGTCTCGGTGTCGTGGGGGAAGAAGAACGCCGGCCGCCGCCGGCCGTCCGTGCCCTGCACCAGCTGGCGGGGATAGCCGAAGGGGTTGGCGACCTCAGCGGTGATCGCCAGCTCGTGCTCGAGCGAGCGCCGGACGGCCGCCAGCGCGAGCTGCCGGTCCGGCTCGCCGGCGATGTCGGCCCAGCCCAGGAGCGCCACCACCGGCAGGCCGGCGTCCGCGGGGTGGAAGAACGGGCGGTCCGCGTCGTCGGCGCGCCAGTAGTCGCGGTGGGACTGCCACGAGGCCAGGCGCGAGCCCAGGCTGCGCGCCCGAGCCGCCGCCGCCTCCCGGTAGGCCGGCTTGCCGGTGGCCCTGTACAGCTCGGTCGCGGCCAGCAGCGCGCAGTAGTCGTCGACGATGTTCTCGCGCCCGTCATTGGTGTAGAGCAGGTTGTGCTGCTCCAGGTAGGCGAAGGCCTCCTCGGCGACCCGCAGGTAGTCGGCGCTGACGTAGTCGCCGGAGACCGGCGCGGTGCTCGCCATCGCCAGGGCGGCGATCGACACCCCGCCGCCGGCGCGGTAGCCGACCTCGTACTCGCGGAGGTCGGCGCCGCCGGGCTCGGCGATCGCGGCGTGGTCGCCGGTGTCGGTCTGCGTCCGCTTGATCCGGAAACCGGTCATCGCCGGGGCGACGACTCGGTCCGATGGCGCCTTCTCGAAGCCGGGCGCCGAGACCGACCGGTAGAACGAGCCGCCGGGCCGGTGCACCCGCACCAGGTAGTCGGCGCCGACCATCGCCTCGTCGAGCATCCGCCGCTCGTACTGCCGGAAGTTGCGGTCGGCCCGCGCGGCCAGCAGCTCGCGGCTCCTCAGCAGCGACCAGGGGACCAGCGGCAGCTGCTGCGGGTTGAAGTAGGTGGAGAACGAGAGGTGGGAGAGGTGCTTGCCGTAGTCGCCGGTCGCGTCGTACCAGCCGCCGCGGGCGTCGATCGTCGCGCCCTGGAGGCCCTCGAAGCGGACGGCGCGATCGGCCTTGTCCTTGACCCCGTCGCTGCGCTGGCCCTTGAAGTAGGCGATCACGTCCGAGATGGTGTGGCTCTCCAGCAGGTCATCGGCGATGGCGAACGGGAACGAGCGCAGGCGCCGGTCGGGCATGACGCACTCGACGATGTAGCTGCCCGGGGTGCGCAGCTCGTCGAAGTCGATCGTCCAGAACGCCCAGTCTCGCCAGCGGTCGACCCGGCCGGCTCGGACCGGCACGATCTCGAGCACCGCCCGGTCGCTCGCCGCGTCGCGGATCGTGCAGGCGCTGAGCTCGTCGCCGTCGGTGAGCTGCACGACCGCCCGCTTGGGGCCGTCGGTCTCGTAGCCGATGTGGTTGGTCAGCACCCGCCGGGTTTCGGCCGCGTGCGCGGGCGTGGTCAGCAGTCCGGTCAAGGTGACAAGCATGAGGCAGCGAGCTCGCATCGGCAACCCTCCAGCGCTTCCGCCCGGGCGCCCGGGCGCTGCGGCGGCCAAGGCGCGCACCATGCTACGCCGGAGGCGGGCGGCGCGTCGCGGTGCCGGACGGGATCGGCCGGTCGCCGCCCGGGATCGACGGCGTCCGGATGGTGGCCCCGGTCACGCGGGCGAGCGGATTCTCGCCGCGCCAGCGAGTGCGGGGCGCGGGGGCTCCCGGCCCCCGGAATGGGGGCCGGAGGCTGCGCGGTTGGTCGAGACGAACTCTCAACTACGGAGGTGTCGAGATGTCCATGAAGCTCCGGTTTGCAGCGGTCTCCATCGCGTTGATCGCCGCCGGCACGGCGGTTGCCAAGGACCCCGTCGCCATCAGCCCCGATCAGCAGGCGTACATGGAGGCGTGCCAGAAAGCTGCGACCCCCGGGCCGCAGCACGCCACCCTGGCAAGGATGGCGGGCGATTACACGCTGACCGTCAAGTCCTACATGGAGCCCGGAGGGGAACCCGAGGTGTCGACCGCGAGCTCGACCCGGAAGCTGATCCTCGGCGGGCGCTACCTCGAGGAGTCGGTGCGCGGCTCGGTGATGGGGCAGCCCTTCGAGGGCCGCGGGCTGACCGGCTTCGACAACGTCACCGGCCAGTGGTGGGGGACCTGGGTCGACTCCATGTCGACCGGGGTCATGACCACCCGCGGCAGCTGGGACGACGCCGCGGGCGTCGGGACATTCACCGGCGAGTACAACGACCCGATGACGGGCCAGGCCCAGAGCAGCCGCACCGTCACCCGCCGGCTGCCCAACGGCGACGAGGTGATGGAGATGTACATGAGCACTCCCGCCGGCGAGGTCAAGGCGATGGAGATCCTCTACCAGCGCAAGTAGCCGGTCGTCACCCGCACCCGGCGGGCTCTCGAGGGCGGGCACGGCGGCCGTGACGGGCACCCGACGCTCCTCCCGGGGCACTCGGTTACACTGAGTCATCCTGAGCCGCGGAGGACTCATGCCGATGAAGCTCCGGACCAGCCGCTCGGTCGTCCGCCGTCTGCCGAACGGGGACGAGGGCATGGAGATGTACATGTCCACCGACGACGGCGAGGTCAGGGCGATGGAGATGCTCTACCAGCGCCAGGGGCCCGGCCCGGCGCCGCCGCGCGACGCCCGACGGGGAGCGTAGACTGGCTCAGGCGGCGGGCCGGGGCGCCGCGGCGCCCCGGCCGGGCCGGCCACCGGAGGGAGGCCTCGGCGGCACCATGATCACCCTCGAAGCGGACGTCGGCGCGACCGGCCGGCTGCGCTCGGTGGACGTTTTCCGGGGAGCGACGATGGTCGCCATGATCCTCGTCAACAACCCCGGCGACCCGGCCACGGCCTACTGGCCGCTCCAGCACGCCCGGTGGCACGGCTGGACGCCGACCGACCTGGTCTTCCCGTTCTTCCTGTTCATCGTCGGCGTCGCGATCGTGCTCGCGCTCAAGCGGCGCGCGGACGCCGGGGCGCCGGTGGGGCCGCTGCACCTCAAGATCGTGCGCCGCTCGGCGATCCTGTTCGGGCTCGGCCTGTTCCTGTCCGGCTTCCCGTTCGGGCTCTTCGGCGCGCGCTCGTTCGGCGAGCTGCTCGAGGTCTGGCGGATTCCCGGCGTGCTGCAGCGGATCGCGGTCTGCTATCTGGCCGTCTCGCTGCTCGTCCTCCACTGCCGGGTTCGCACCCTCAGGGTGCTGACCGTCGTCGCGCTCGTCGGTTACTGGGCGGTGATGACCCTCGTGCCGGTGCCGGGGCAGGGAGCTCCGGACATCGATGATCCGGCCGGCCACTTGTCCGGATGGCTCGACCGCGCGGTGTTCGGCGACCACGTGTGGGAGCAGGCCGCGGTCTACGACCCGGAGGGGCTGCTGAGCACCATCCCGGCGCTCGCGACCACCCTGTTCGGGGTCTTCGCCGGGCTGCTGCTGGGCGCCAGGGTCGAGCCGGTCGAACGGGCGGCGCGGCTGCTCGTGGCGGGATCGGCGCTGGTTGCCTGCGGCTACGTCTGGGGCTGGTTCTTCCCGATCAACAAGCCGATCTGGACGAGCTCGTACGCCGTGTTCACCGCCGGCCTCGCGTTCTGCGCGCTGGCGCTGTGCTACTGGCTGGTCGACATCCGCGGCGAGCGCACGATCTCCGGTCTGCTCGTCATCTACGGCGTGAACGCGATCGCGGTCTACGTCGGCAGCGGCGTCCTCGCGAGAACGCTCGCGGTCGTCGAGGTCAATGGCGTGCCGGTCAAGCGGCTCATCTACGACGCGCTGTTCGCCTCCTGGCTGCCGCCCCACGCCGCGTCGCTGGCCTACGCCGTGGCCTGGGTCGCGGGCTGGTTCCTGGTGCTCGCCGTCATGTACCGGCGGCGGGTCTTCATCAAGATATGACCGGCCGTCGTGTGACAATGGCCGGGCGCGCTGCGACCCGAAACGGAAGATGATGTCGATTCGCTCCGTCACGCCGCTGCTCGGGCTGGCGATCCTCTGCTCGGCCGCGGCCAGAGGAGGGGACGACTGGCCGCCGTACTTCGTCGGCGAGGTGGTGGTGGTTGCGGAGTCGGACGACCCCACCGCCGGGCCCGGCACGGTCACGGTGCTGGAGGCCGACGACATCCGGAGGCTCGGCGCCGCGACCGTCGCGGATGCGGTCCAGCACCTCGCCGGCGCGTCGATGAGCGTCGGCGCGCGGGACGAGCAGCGGATCTGGGTGCGCGGGTATGAGCCGGCCGATGTCCTGGTCCTGCTCGACGGCATTCCGATCGCCGACCCCTACTCGGGCGAGGTGGACCTCGGCCAGGTGCCGGTCGGCGACGTCGCCCGCATCGTGCTGAGCCGCGGCGCCGCTTCCCCGGAGTACGGGCCGGGCGGCATGGGCGGGGTCATCAACATCGTCACCGTCCAGGGCGCCGGGGCGGCGGGCTGCTCCGGCGACCTCGAGGCCACCGGCGAGTCGACGGTCCGCGCCCACGCCGCGGCCGGCGGCGCGGCGGGCAAAGCCGACTGGTACGTCGGGGTGGGCTACGAGTCGTCCGAGGGCTGGCCGCTGAGCGGCGACTTCGAGCCCACGCCGTACGAGGACGGCGGGCGGCGCGCCAACTCCGACCTCGAGCGCTGGTCGGCGCTGGCGCGCGTGGGTTACGGCTTCGGCGAGCGAGGCCGGCTGACCGCGACCCTGCGGCTGATCGACAGCGACAAGGGCATTCCGTTCTCGACCGAGCGCCCGGCCGGCTTCGTGCGCTTCGCGCGGTTTCCCGAGTGGCGGCAATCGACGGCGGCGCTCGGCTGGGAGGGCGAACTCGGCGGCGCGGCGACGCTCCGCGCCCAGCTCTACGGCCACCGTTTCGACAACACCCTGGATGCCTACACGAGCCAGGATCTCGATGAGCTGAGCCTCGAGTCGACCTTCAACGACGACGTGCTCGGCGGCTGGGTGGTGACGAACACCACGGCCGGCAGGCATGCGCTGTCGGGCGCGCTCCACCTGCGCGAGGACCGCCACGAGCGCCTCGAGGCGCTGCCTGGTGAGGAGGCGGAGGCGACCGAGCGCTACACCGTGCGCACCGGCTCGCTGTCCGCGGCCGACCGGCTGGCGCTCGGCGCCCGCACGGCGCTGACGCTGACCGCGGCCGTCGACGACTACCAGGTCGCCAGCGCCTGGCGCGCGGACGGCCTGGCGGGCGGCGAGGGGTCGTCGACCCTGTTCTCGCCCCAGGCCGAGTTCGATGTGGCTCTCGGACGCGACGTCGCGGGGTCGATCGCGGTCTACCGGCGCAGCCGTTTCCCGACTCTGCGCCAGCTCTACGGCGGCGATGTCCCGAATCCCGATCTCGCGCCGCAGCTCGCCACCGGCGCCAGCGCCGGGATTGACTGGCGGCCCGGCGGCCGCGGCCGGCTCGCGATCACCGCGTACGCCGACCGCGTCGACGATCTCATCACCCGCCGTGGCCGTGACTTTCCCTACGAGAACCAGGACCGGGCCGAGCTCGTCGGCCTCGAGCTCGAGGCCCGCAGCGGCTGGCGACGGGTCGACCTCGGGCTCGAGGCCGCGGTCCAGCAGGCCGACTTTGTCGAGTCCGCCCAGGGGCTGGAGGAGGTCCCCTACGTGCCCGAGGCGGCCTTCGACGCCGACCTGGGCGTCGCGGTCGCGCGGCGCGGCGACCTCAGGCTGCACTGGGCCTGGGTCGGGACGCGGGTGTGGTACGACGGCGCCGACCGCCGCGAGCTCGATCCCTATCAGCTGCTGAGGGTGTCCCTCGGCTGGCGCTGGCGGGGCTTCGCTCTCGAGGCCGCGCTCGACAACGCCCTCGACGCCGATGTCGAGCAGGAGTGGGGCTATCCGACGGCCGGCCGCCGGCTGTGGGTCGCACTGCATGTCGGTCGCTGATCCGCCTGCAGGCGCTCGTTTCGGCCAGCCGGCCAGGGGTCTCGCGGTCCGCCGGCTCTCGGTGCGGTACCCGCACCGCGGCCGGGGCCCGCTCGCCGGCGTCGAGCTCGAGCTCGCGCCGGGTGAGGTGGCATGCCTTCGCGGCCGCTCGGGCAGCGGCAAGACGACTCTGCTCGCCGCGATCAACGGGCTGGTGCCGTGGTTCGAGCCGGCGACCGTCGAGGGGCGCATCGAGCTCGACG from Thermoanaerobaculales bacterium includes the following:
- a CDS encoding radical SAM protein, translating into MNSYGWSRLNRRDKAAILRGVRDGSAHGGPFHVEIHPSSRCGLGCFFCSTRSWRTSEDLPLKTIDRLAREMRGLGTRSVCLSGGGEPLSHPHISDVVAILATNGVPVSHLTTNGQGLDTVIADALIETGCDEVIVSLNCGDELSYAAMMRTTPAMFSRVSGNIAALVERRRRGRVRRPSVILQYLIYRDNVQTVPAMYEHARSLGVDGVIFNGLSFLPSAMRMTPAETQVMAGHLEAVMLLDEYRRVLGIGSFEQDLSGMVERIEARIGDARNRLNRFQRLRATLARRDFTLREKWNHHWKMRRSVEIRRHLRNNVDPCIRPWYSMTVRSDGTVPVCCARQERILADVRASSISEIWYGSGFSRLRRAMGHAIRQGPAWPADRAAASGVESRCSAAVSDAGHCPFRSSYFSHDLHFLRRLATMVGSEVGAH
- a CDS encoding DUF1648 domain-containing protein; the protein is MRSLPFAALLATGAAGVLLLAYHRQGLPELVASHFGASGVANGWMARDTHVLLAQGLFAVLTALFCFMGWIMARIPARWVNLPNRDFWFAAEREAETRRQLAAWGHSFGAIVNLFLIFAFHLVYRANLSDPVDFDSTTMTMGLVGFIVASLGATIALLWRYRKAG
- a CDS encoding DUF5009 domain-containing protein, with translation MSNAPPPTPAPARVISVDVMRGLTILAMIFVNDIAGVPDTPAWLKHIQPPLADGMTLVDVVFPAFLFIVGLSIPLALRSRRAKGEAAAATVRHVLMRSLSLLVIGVFMVNAEHIASPGLLDENLWNLLAYSGVILLWVRWPGRGPRDTRLQRVLQAVGVVLLIAAALLYRAEGGSGLFQMRPHWWGILGLIGWAYLVATLTYLLVRGRPVLLLAASASLFAFFIALEAGWVEWLHRTAPFGSAGATLGSHGALVLLGAFMGRMYLPEAPRHTPASRAAWGALCAAGFALAGWLLHLPHERVPCLIINKILGTPPWCLLSAAITAACLVAVSLLVDRAPQPLWSKLPELAGKNALLAYILAPVLYAALGGFAELTGTTNLLRLLATPFAVGLARSIAMALLVTGVAAWLARRRITLRI
- a CDS encoding glycoside hydrolase family 9 protein, with amino-acid sequence MRARCLMLVTLTGLLTTPAHAAETRRVLTNHIGYETDGPKRAVVQLTDGDELSACTIRDAASDRAVLEIVPVRAGRVDRWRDWAFWTIDFDELRTPGSYIVECVMPDRRLRSFPFAIADDLLESHTISDVIAYFKGQRSDGVKDKADRAVRFEGLQGATIDARGGWYDATGDYGKHLSHLSFSTYFNPQQLPLVPWSLLRSRELLAARADRNFRQYERRMLDEAMVGADYLVRVHRPGGSFYRSVSAPGFEKAPSDRVVAPAMTGFRIKRTQTDTGDHAAIAEPGGADLREYEVGYRAGGGVSIAALAMASTAPVSGDYVSADYLRVAEEAFAYLEQHNLLYTNDGRENIVDDYCALLAATELYRATGKPAYREAAAARARSLGSRLASWQSHRDYWRADDADRPFFHPADAGLPVVALLGWADIAGEPDRQLALAAVRRSLEHELAITAEVANPFGYPRQLVQGTDGRRRPAFFFPHDTETGEWWQGENARLGSLAFAARLAARRFADDPGFAGRLRAYAQRSLDWILGLNPFDACMLDGSGRNNPWYLFFGFWEYTNSPGGICNGITAGMEDELGIDFQLPYEATGGDHDWRWGEQWLPHASWYLAAVAAR
- a CDS encoding DUF1579 domain-containing protein, whose protein sequence is MSMKLRFAAVSIALIAAGTAVAKDPVAISPDQQAYMEACQKAATPGPQHATLARMAGDYTLTVKSYMEPGGEPEVSTASSTRKLILGGRYLEESVRGSVMGQPFEGRGLTGFDNVTGQWWGTWVDSMSTGVMTTRGSWDDAAGVGTFTGEYNDPMTGQAQSSRTVTRRLPNGDEVMEMYMSTPAGEVKAMEILYQRK
- a CDS encoding DUF5009 domain-containing protein, which gives rise to MITLEADVGATGRLRSVDVFRGATMVAMILVNNPGDPATAYWPLQHARWHGWTPTDLVFPFFLFIVGVAIVLALKRRADAGAPVGPLHLKIVRRSAILFGLGLFLSGFPFGLFGARSFGELLEVWRIPGVLQRIAVCYLAVSLLVLHCRVRTLRVLTVVALVGYWAVMTLVPVPGQGAPDIDDPAGHLSGWLDRAVFGDHVWEQAAVYDPEGLLSTIPALATTLFGVFAGLLLGARVEPVERAARLLVAGSALVACGYVWGWFFPINKPIWTSSYAVFTAGLAFCALALCYWLVDIRGERTISGLLVIYGVNAIAVYVGSGVLARTLAVVEVNGVPVKRLIYDALFASWLPPHAASLAYAVAWVAGWFLVLAVMYRRRVFIKI
- a CDS encoding TonB-dependent receptor → MSIRSVTPLLGLAILCSAAARGGDDWPPYFVGEVVVVAESDDPTAGPGTVTVLEADDIRRLGAATVADAVQHLAGASMSVGARDEQRIWVRGYEPADVLVLLDGIPIADPYSGEVDLGQVPVGDVARIVLSRGAASPEYGPGGMGGVINIVTVQGAGAAGCSGDLEATGESTVRAHAAAGGAAGKADWYVGVGYESSEGWPLSGDFEPTPYEDGGRRANSDLERWSALARVGYGFGERGRLTATLRLIDSDKGIPFSTERPAGFVRFARFPEWRQSTAALGWEGELGGAATLRAQLYGHRFDNTLDAYTSQDLDELSLESTFNDDVLGGWVVTNTTAGRHALSGALHLREDRHERLEALPGEEAEATERYTVRTGSLSAADRLALGARTALTLTAAVDDYQVASAWRADGLAGGEGSSTLFSPQAEFDVALGRDVAGSIAVYRRSRFPTLRQLYGGDVPNPDLAPQLATGASAGIDWRPGGRGRLAITAYADRVDDLITRRGRDFPYENQDRAELVGLELEARSGWRRVDLGLEAAVQQADFVESAQGLEEVPYVPEAAFDADLGVAVARRGDLRLHWAWVGTRVWYDGADRRELDPYQLLRVSLGWRWRGFALEAALDNALDADVEQEWGYPTAGRRLWVALHVGR